One segment of Carassius auratus strain Wakin chromosome 2, ASM336829v1, whole genome shotgun sequence DNA contains the following:
- the dynlt5 gene encoding dynein light chain Tctex-type 5 produces MTDLAKEKAARLLKKRGSLSSLGSHEVRAKEAFARTKDSISTVSYMEEPGHHDDIPRPAVQMENTYQLSPAQRFPVLTVKDILKDVLTSYLQEEKYEPELCRQMTKTISEVVKARVKDLMIPRYKIIVIISIGQIRDQNMRMGSRCLWDETHDNFSSHTFKNSSLFATATVYGVYFE; encoded by the exons atgacagatttagCGAAAGAGAAAGCAGCACGTCTGCTGAAGAAGCGTGGAAGTTTGTCTTCTCTGGGCAGTCATGAAGTCAGAGCTAAAGAAGCCTTTGCCAGAACTAAGGA CTCTATCAGTACAGTGTCCTACATGGAAGAGCCTGGACATCATGATGATATTCCACGGCCTGCGGTGCAAATGGAGAACACCTATCAGCTCA GCCCCGCACAACGTTTCCCAGTGTTAACGGTGAAGGACATTCTGAAGGATGTGTTGACCAGCTACTTGCAGGAGGAGAAATATGAACCGGAGCTGTGCAGACAGATGACCAAAACCATCTCTGAG GTGGTGAAGGCCAGAGTTAAAGATTTGATGATTCCCCGCTATAAGATCATCGTCATCATCAGCATTGGTCAGATCAGAGACCAGAACATGCGCATGGGGAGTCGATGCCTTTGGGATGAGACACACGATAATTTCTCCTCACATACTTTCAAAAACAGCTCGCTGTTCGCCACCGCTACTGTTTatggtgtttattttgaatga